Part of the Woronichinia naegeliana WA131 genome, ATATCCATACTGTTCAACCTTGAGTTAGTAATTTACAGTTCATTGGAAAATCTCTGCATAACTAACCCAATAAGGACGTTAGACAAAGTATTAGGGTATATTCTATCAATTTCCCTCAAAAAAGCACCCCTTTTAACAAAAATTTATTGATTCTACCTCAGATGATGTTGGCTTTTCTCAACTTAACCTACGCTCAGGACGATTTGAGGTACTTTCCGCGATCGCTTTTTGATGAGCGTTGAGACGGCGATCAACTATTTTGCAGTTTATAATTGGGAGCAATCGCCTTGTCGTCTTCAAAAACCGCGATCGCTTTTGTTTTCTTCTAAAAGTTAAACTAGTGATGCCCATAAATTTTCATGAAGTGCTAAGTAAAGCGTAAAGCGATCGCCTAATCATTTTTCAAAGTCAACTCGATCAAACGTTGCATCTCTAGACGCAATCCCCTAAATTCAGAGGTTACAGTTTCCCTGTCTTGTATGGACTGTTCAACAAATTGGGTAACTTTCTCCTCTAATCGGGTAATGGCAGAAGCGTTTCGTTTCGTCATCTGGTCAATCTGTATCAGATCTTCACGGAACTGTTGGCCAAGGGTGAGGGTTATTTCCAGAATTGATTCGATACGATCAAGGCGTTCGTTATCAGTGGGCATCGGTTAAACTTTGTTTAGGTTTTGGAGAGAATTTCTCCTTTGCTGTTTTCAGCGTAGCGGATTACTCGTAACGTAACGTTTTCAGTAGAGCCTAATTAGGGCTTGCTGAATAAGTATAGAACCCTTGCCAGATAATGCTTTCAAGCATTTTAAAAACGATCAGGTGCAAGGTTATGGCCTTTGGAGGCTCAAAGCCCATGCACGTCGTTGGAAAACTGGGGGTTGAAATTGGAAACTACTCTCTGAAGTCACCATTTTTCGCGTCCTGTGGCATCTAGGTTCGTTTTGTGGACTTTTTCAGCAGACCCTACTTAGGCAGTGACCGTTATGGCAGCTACAGTTGGGTGAAGCCAGAATTGCGACAACTATACTTCAAACGTTCATAATCTGAGATTTATCAAAGCGTTGAAATCGTAAGGTGAGCAGAGAATCAAGCTCCTCCTTATATTTTACGTTAGCATCTTCAAGACATCCTGAAATTGCTGCAGAAAACTGCGTAAAATCTTCATAATATTTTGCGTATAAACACTTCTTCTTCACAAACTTCCACAGTCTTTCAATTAAATTCAAGTTAGGAGAATAAGGAGGTAAGTACAGTAACTCTATTCCTAATGATTCTGCCAACTCCTGTACAATTCGGCATTTTTGATAACGAGCATTGTCTAATACCAACGTAATCGGTATTAATAGTCCTAATTCTGCTATCTTTTCTAGGAGTTCACAAACCTGAGTTCCCGTAATATAAGAACTGTTCGTTACCATAATTACTTCATGGGTAATTGCATTTAATGCTCCTAACACATTAAAACGTTTTCTCCCTGATGGTGACTTAATAAAAATCCTCTTGAAGCACCATATAAAATTTACAAATGCTCCCATTACAAAATGAGAGGCATCTACAAAGAAAACTGCCCTTTTTCCTGCTTTTGCCTCTTCTAGCCTTGGTTCTAGCTCTTTTTCTCTATAGCTATCCTGAGCTTCTACATCTGCTTTTGATGGAATTGTTCCCACCTTTAGACACCTCATTCCTATTGACTTTAAAAATTTTCTGACTTGCGTCGGACTTCTTTTTATTCCTGTTAATTCTTCTATTCTTTTTACTGCTTCATTTATTGTTGCTGGTGGATTTGACTCAAAATATGCCTCAATTGTCCCTTGATGCTCTGTTAACTCGCTTTTCGGGCGATTAAATTTTATTTCTTTTAGTTTTTCTATCCCGCCCTCTTGATAATCACGGATATAGCTTGTCACCGTATTTACTGAAACTCCTGCGAATTGAGCAATTTTTTGATGAGACAATCCCTGACTTTTTAGCCATAAAACTTCCATCTTTAGCTGCACTCTAGGATGCGGGTGATTAAACCGACCGTAAGACAACAGTCTTTTGTCTTCTTCTGTAAATTCTAACTTAATCATTTCTCAGCCTCTTGACTAATTTTTCTATTTTTATTATATTATCTCTTATTTTTAGAATTCGCAACCTGTGACCGTGTTTAGTATATGTTGGTCTCATGTGCTGAGAGACTTTCAGGCGATGGCAGAAAGAACAGGGGCATCACAAGAAATCGGCACAGCATTACTAGCGAGAGGCTATCGCCTGTTTCATTGGTGGCACAAAGCCAGAGACGGCACGCTGTCGAAGGAGTTATTTATCGAAGCAGTAGAATTGCTCAGATGGGAAATGCACCAAGAATTAATGTCGGCGGCGGCTATCGAAATTGGTTGGCGCGAAAAATCGCCCCTCGCGAAAACAGTCCGTACCTGTCGAAAGTTGCTGAAAGTGGAGGCGGCTCTCTGGACGTTTGTCTATAGAGAGGGGGTGGAACCGACGAATAATTCAGCAGAACGAGCTTTGCGACCAGCCGTAATTTGGCGTAACCTCAGCTTTGGTTCTCAGTCTCAAGCGGGGAGTGAGTTTGTGTCGAGAATGCTGACAGTCAATCATTCGTTGAAATTACAAGGGCGTTCTGTCTTAGATTTTCTGACGCAATCATGTCTAGCGGCTCGACTAGGGGAGCAGCCTCCTTCTCTAATTCCTGTTGTTCAGGAGCCCGCCGTCTCAAATCCTAGACCCTTGATTTTTTTAGGCGTTGCTTAATCAGGGTATGAAATAGAATTTTGCATACATCTAGAAACCAGTGTGAGTCAATGTTTTAAAAATTGCATCTTTAGAGATTCATACCTCAAGTCAGCAACGCCTTTTTTTATAGGCTATTGGACGGTTACGTGGCGAGAGGACTATACACCCAAGGATTTATTTGATGAAGTGGCTCCGCAAATTGAACTAGTAGTCTAAGGCGTAAGTTAAGATACTATTATTAGGCAACCGATAAAAAGATAAATATAGGTATATAGGAGAAAAAGTCATGCCCCGATTAGCCCCCAAAGAGTTAAAGTTGGAAGCAAAAGAACGAGAACATCTAGAAAAACTGATAAATCGTCATACAACAGAGCAGCAAATTGCCTTAAGGGCAAAAATAGTGCTTCTGGCAGATGAGGGAGAAAATAATCGAGAAATTGCTAGAAAATTAAAAATCAGCCGAAAAATGGCAAGTCAATGGAGAGAAAGATGGATAGCAGGACAGAAAAGTGAAATAGAAATAACAGAAAGAATCAAAGATGCTGAACGTAGTGGAGCACCCGCCAAGTTTAAACGCGAACAAATCTTGAAGTTGTTCAAATTAGCCTGTGATGACCCAAAGAATTATGAGCGTCCGATAAGTCACTGGACAGGACGAGAATTAGCCGAGGAATTAGTAAAGCAAGGAATAGTGGAAAGTATATCTCCTCGACAGGTAGGAAGATTATGGGAAGAAGCAGATATTAAACCCCATCAGTCAGGATACTGGCTGAATCCCCCCCCTGACCCAAATTTTGGGGAAAAAGTGAATGATATCTGCCAAGCCTATGAGAGTGCAATTTTAGGAGAGGAAAAGGGAGAAAAGACTATTTCTCTAGATGAAATGACGGGAATTCAAGCATTAGAGCGGAAAGCACCAGACCTTCCGATGTCTCAGGGGAAGATTCAACCGACATTCCGCAGGTTGCCGCCACCTATAGAGTAATTAATTTAAACTACTCTATTCATAGTGCATTAGAACCCACATTCCGCAGGTAAGTCAAGAGACAAAGTAGTACTTTTGACATGAAGAGCCAAGAAAGGAAAGAATATATTTGTGTTTGGAGGTCAAATTAACGATAGTTTGAATGCCGTCAATCTCTAACCAACGGATAAACAGAAAAGACTGAAAGACCCAACGCAGAGTGGGAATGGCGGTCGGTTTACCCTTTTGATTAGGAATAGTCTGATGGGCAAGAGCCAAAGCCTGTCGTAGGCGACGTTGTGCCAAAGTATAAACCAATAAAGAGACAACCATAATCATCATCAAAGCCATAATGCGTTGAGGATTCTTGAGAAAAAGAGCAGAGGCAAAAAAGAAAGGGTCTTTGAGAAAGCGAAAGCCGCGCTCGGTGTTTTGTTGAGCCTTATATTCAGCCAACATCTGGTCGGGACTCAAAACCTGAGAATCAAGAACATTAGTAGCTAAAATAAAACGTCCAGCCCGTTTAGATGCGGCTTCCAAGCAAGAGGAATCAAGGCTTAATTGCCCAGTTAAGCGGTAATGAAAACCGAGAGGGGTAGCCCCTTGTTTCGGTCCATTGGTGTCAACTTAAGTCAAAATGTCTACTCACAAAAGATTAGCCTAAAAGCAGGCGGAAGTAAGAGTAGGCTGAAAAAAAGGTTAGTATATAAAAAAGTGAGCAAAAAACAAATGGCAAGACAACATCCTCGGAGAAAAGGAAACCCAGACTTACGTCGTAAGACAAATCAGCCAGGGGTAGAAATCCCTGAAATAACAAAAGAGTTGTTTGAATTACTAGAACCCACAATGTTTACACCATTAAAATATTTACAGGGAACTCATGAGAAAATGATGAGAGATAGGGTGCTAAATTTACCAGTAATGGTGGCATTAGTGTTAAGTATAGTGTATCGTCAAATAGCGGGTATAAGTGCATTGGTGTCAACTTAAGCCAAAATGCCTACTCACAAAAGATTAGCCTAAAAGCAGGCGGAAGTAAGAGTAGGCTGAAAAAAAGGTTAGTATATAAAAAAGTGAGCAAAAAACAAATGGCAAGACAACATCCTCGGAGAAAAGGAAACCCAGACTTACGTCGTAAGACAAATCAGCCAGGGGTAGAAATCCCTGAAATAACAAAAGAGTTGTTTGAATTACTAGAACCCACAATGTTTACACCATTAAAATATTTACAGGGAACTCATGAGAAAATGATGAGAGATAGGGTGCTAAATTTACCAGTAATGGTGGCATTAGTGTTAAGTATAGTGTATCGTCAAATAGCGGGTATAAGTGAAGCGGTAAGACTGTTAGAGGAAGAGGGATTGCTATGGGTAGCATCATTAAAAGTAAGCAAACAGGCAGTATCAAAAAGAATGATGAATGTGCCAGCCGAAATATTTGCAATATTACTAAAAGGAGTGTTAGAAAAAGCAGCCGAAAAAGGGAAGAAGCTCCAAGTAGGAGAAAAATGGGAAAAAATAAGAGAAAAGTTTAGTGCAGTGTGGATAGCAGATGGCTAAACGCTAGAGCAGATAAGGAAAAATATGAAAATAAGTAAAGAAGAAAAGAGTAAATTGGGGGGTAAAATAATGATGGTAGTGGAAGCCTTTACCCAAAGACCCGTTACTTTATGGTACACAGAAAATGATAAATCAAATGATAAAATATGGTGTGAAGAATTGGCAGCTAAATTACCAGAAAATGGTTTAATTCTCGTAGATATGGGATTTTTTAGCTTTGTGTGGTTTGATTTGTTAACAGAAGCTAAAAAGTTTTTTCTAACCAGATTTAGAGCGGGTACATCTTACAAAACCAAACAAGTATTGTCTCAAGGTAGTCATTACAGAGATGAGATTATCATTATGGGAAATTACCGTTCTAATCCTTGCAAGCATCCGGTGAGATTAGTCTCAGTATTATGGGGAACAATCTGGTATCAGTATTTAACAAATGTGTTGTCTCCCGAACAACTGTCCGCCGAAGAGGTCTGTGATTTATATCGAAGACGATGGACAATCGAAGAAGCCTTTTTATTAACGAAAAGACTTTTAGGACTAGCCTATTTATGGGTAGGGAATAAGAATGGTGTCCAAATCCAGATTATTTGCACTTTGATTTTCTATACGGTCTTAAATCAATTGGTAGGGGAAGTGGCGATTGCTCTAAATCAACCGAAAGAAAAAATCTCAGTAGAGATGGTGTTTCGGAGTCTATACTATGTAGCGAAGGCTATTGCTAGAGGAGAAAAGCCTGATACAGTAACCTATCTGGCTGAACGTGCTAAGTTATTTGGTTTGGTCAAAGCTGAGAGAAAGCGACATCGAGAAAAGGCCGCTCTCAATCAACAAATTTGGGAACCCATTCCTTTAAGTTGACACGGATGGGCTGGATATCCCTCAACCTTGGGTATTAAGTAGGGTTTGCCGAATAAAGGCAGAACCTTTATCAGATAAGCTTTTCAGCCATTTTGAACACGATTAGGTGCAAGCTTATGGCATTTGAAGGCTCAAAATCCATGCACTTTGCTAGAAAATTGTGGGTTAAAATCGGAAACTGATTTCTGAAGTCACCATTTTTCGCGCCCTGTGGCATCTAGGTTCGATTTGCAGACTTATTCAGCAAGCCCTAAGTATTGACCGCACAACCTGGGAGTTTGGCAGTCATGGTTATAATATCCTCACTGTCGGCATTGTCCATGAAGGAGTAGCCATTCCCATCTTGTGGTGGATGCTTAGCAAGAAAAAGGGCAATTCTAACAGTGATGAACGAATGCGTTTTATCGAGGAGATGCTCAAGATTTTTCCCACCGCCCTGATTCGTTGTTTATGTGGCGACCGTGAGTTTATTGGTCAGGCTTGGCTTCGCTATCTTCTGCTCGAACCGCTACTGGCTTTCTGTCTGAGAATTCGGGCTACGGACAAGATTGAGCACAATGGCAAGCTTTTGGCCGCCAAAGTCATTTTTGCCCATCTTGCTATTGGTGAATCTCAACGTCTTCAAGGGAGTTGTCGGGTTTGGGGATATCCTGTTTCTGTAGAGGCTCTTCGCTTGCCTGATAATTCTCTACTTATCGTCATTGGACATCCCGATTCCCAAGGTCTTATTCACGATTATGCCCTGCGTTGGGGCATTGAAACCCTTTTTGGCATCTTTAAGACTCGTGGCTTTTGCTTGGAATCTACTCACTTTACTGACCCCAAGCGTCTTCGTAAGCTTTTGGCTTTACTGACTTTAGCTTTGGCTTGGTCTCTCAAAACTGGTCTAGCAATTCATCATCTTCATCCCATTCCCCTCAAGAAACATGGTCGCCTAGCGCAGAGTCTTTTTCGTCTTGGTTTTGACCATCTTCGTCATCTTGTTCTTAATCCTTCTCTACCCAATTTTTCTCTTTTTCTCGACTCCCTACATTTTTTGTCCTGTACTTAGGACAATCGCTTTATAAGAACGAATCACGCTAGAAATTGATTCTATACCAATATCACCGAATTTTCTATTTTTATTAGAGTTTTCTCAGGGCGAACGCATCTAAAAATGATACAGATACAAGAACATTATAGAGGGATGGATAAGGGAAAATAAGGGAAAGTGCATAGAAAACAAAAGCGATGAAACTCCGACCCAAATATAGACTGGTAGAACACTTTGCCGAAATAGATGACCCTCGCATCGAACGAACAAAACGGCATAAACTCATTGATATTCTAACGATTGCCATCTTAGCCGTCATTTGTGGAGCAGAAGGTTGGGTAGCCATGGAAAGTTTCGGCAAGGCTAAACATCAATGGCTAAAAAAAATTTTGGAATTGCCGAATGGCATCCCCTCCGACGATACGTTTGCGCGTGTATTTGCTAGTCTGAATCCAGAGCAATTTCAAGACTGTTTTCTGCATTGGGTCAAAAGTATAGCGGAGGTAAGTGAAGGAGAAGTGATAGCGATTGACGGCAAAACCCTTCGCCACTCCTATGACAATGCCAACGGAAAGGGCGCAATTCAGATGGTAAGTGCATGGGCAACAGCAAATCGTCTAGTACTAGGACAGTGCAAGGTGGAAAGCAAATCGAATGAAATCACGGCGATTCCTAAACTCCTGAAAATGCTAGAGGTCAAAGGTTGTATCGTAACGATTGATGCCATGGGAACTCAGACAAAGATTGCCCAACAGATAGTAGGGCGAGGGGGAGATTATGTTTTGGCATTGAAAGGCAATCAAGGTAATTTATGTGAGGATGTTGAACAATTATTTGCTCATGCTCAATCGGTTAATTTTGTGGGAATTAAGCATGATTTTCATCAAACAATAGACAAGGGACATGGACGGATTGAAATTCGCCGTTGCTGGACGATGGAACAAACAGAATTTTTGCTGGGTGGGGAGAAATGGGCAAAGTTGACGAGCATCTGTATGATTAAAGCGGAGAGACGATTGAAAGACAAAACAGAGTATGAGACTCGCTACTATATCAGTAGCCTGCCGAGTAATGCTCAAAAATTATCCCAATCTGTTCGTAGTCATTGGTTGATAGAAAACTCTTTACATTGGGTTCTAGACTTGGCCTTCAACGAGGATGCTTGTCGCATTCGTAAGGATTTTGCTCCTGAGAATTTAGCCGTCTTACGCCATATCGCTCTTAACTTGCTCACAAAGGAAAATACTCTGAAACTTGGTACCAAGAATAAACGGCTACGCGCTGGTTGGGACGAGGACTATCTCCTTAAGGTTTTACTCGGATAAGATGCGTTTGCCCTGAGAGTTTTCTGAAGATTTCATAATCCACAATATCCCGTGTAGATGATTGGGCATGATTGTATAAACATCTAGGGCAACATTCGCAAAATGTTGAGGGATTTCTTGCCAATATTTATCGGCAATGGAACCCAGGGAATTGAATCGCATTTTTCTGTTTTTGATGTCACCAAATATACATTGTTTTTGTTTGGTACAAATTGTAATAAGATACGCTCCTGCTTGGCTATAATCGTAATTTTTTAAGCGAATAGCTTGGCGATGGTGTATGTCTGGATTATACGGCATGGTTAAATCATGGTTTTCTTGTATTATTGTTCAATTTTTAAATCATGTTTTCCGTAGAGACATAATACCATTATGTCCTAATGTTCATATTACCTGTGGGAACATAATACCATTATTATATTAAATCATGTTTCCTGTAGGGACATAATACCATTATGTCCTAATCTTCATATTGCCTGTGGGGACATAATACATTATTAAATCATTTTTTGTAGGGACATAATACCATTATGTCCTAATCTTCATATTATCTATGGGAACATAATACCATTATTAAATCATTTTTTGTAGGGACATAATACCATTATGTCCTAATCCTCATATTTCCTGATATTATGTCCTGATTTATTTGAATTTTTATTGATTTTTCTGTTGTTGATTTGGGGTTGAGGACATAACAGTGTTATGTCCCTACGGAAGAAAATCGATCCGCCAAAAGGCGGCATTAGGTTGGCAAAGGGCAAGAGGGAAAAAGGGCAAAGAGCTAGAAATCCTGGGGGGAAACAACTCGAAAACCGTGGTAACCGCCGTGATTAACGCTGTTGTTGCGATACGCAGAACGACAATACCGAGGATTACCGTACCAAGAACCGCCGCGTATAACTCTAGTACTACCTTGAGAATGATTATCATTCCAGCTACTTCCATCCCTTGGCGCATTTTCATAGTTTTTATGCCAACCATCTTCGCACCATTCCCACACATTTCCGTGCATATCATACAATCCAAAAGCATTAGGAAAAAATTTATTTACGGGAGTTGTTTTCCGACGAGATTCTCCTTTCGGTTCGTCTCCGTAAGAATAATTGCCATCATAATTGACATAATCAGTCGTAATTGTTTCCCCCAAAGAAAAGGGCGTTTCCGTTCCTGCTCGACAGGCATATTCCCATTGGGCTTCGCTGGGTAAACTGTAATTTTTTCCTGTTTTTTCAGAGAGCTTTTGACAAAATTCCCTAACCATTTCCCAACTAACATTTTCCACAGGAAGGTTAAAAGAATCCTCAAAATCTTTGAACTTAGAAGGATTATCTCCCATAATTTGTTGATATTGAGCTTGGGTAATGGGATATTTTGCCAGAAAAAAAGATTGAAGACTTACTTGGTGACGGGGAAGTTCTCTTGCAAGCAATTTTTGATATCCTTCTTCTCCTAATTGACGAATTAATTCTTGTTTTTCAAGTTCGGTTTGTCCCATCCAGAATTGACCTGCGGGAATTTTGATCATTTCTAATAAAATATTATTGCCCAAATCTTCAGTAAAGAGTTCTATCTGCTTGGTTTGACTTTGGATAATCGCTTTTCCATTTTTAATTCCTGTAATTGTGATGGTCTGAATTTCAACTTTTTTCAGAGATTTATTAGCAAATAGAGCTTCTATTTCTTGCTGGATTGGTTCAATATCCTCATCACGCAGAGCTAAAATTCGCTGTAAATCTCGTAAACTGGCTAATTCACTTTCAATCAGAGGATATTGATGTTCACAGGACTCTAGGAAAGCTTCTCGATATTGTTGTAAATTATCCCGATATTCCTGAAAAGGGCGCAAAATGTCGGCAATAATTTCATGCGCTTCTTCTGGTGTTAGACCAAACTGTTTTCGATAGGCTTCTAGAGTCCGTTTAGCAGCGGGTAAAATTTGACCGTTTACAACAGATTTAGTTACTTTTTCACGAAATTTTTGTTTAGGATCAGTTAACTTTGCTTTTGCTAATTTAATATCAAAATTTTTAGTAATATTTCCCCTAAGCGTGATTATTTGGGGAGTCATACTGGGAGCCGCTTGTTGTACTTGACGCGCCGCATAATCGTGTAATTCGGATACGGATACCCAGCCATCTTCATCGAGATCCCCTAAACCCGTTTCAATCCCTTGCACTAAATAACGAGTATAAACCGATAAATCTGCCCCTTTTTGTTCAAAAGCATTCTGAATAGAATTAGAAGCGGTCAAAACAATGCGTCCCTCGCCTCCTAATTCAGATTGTAAATCAATGGAGCCACCATCTTTAGCAGACAAAGCAGGATCGAAAGCTCCACTAAAACAACAGTCGAGAATAATCACTAAACGTTTAAGTTGACGATTGCTAGGACTATTGATCAAATCATGGACAAAATGAGCAGAAACCGCCGTCGAAACAATCAAACGACCCTGGTTATTTTTGCGGGTAATGCGCGTGGCAAAATGCAGTTTGTTGTAATCATGATCTTTGATGCCATGACCTGAAAAAAATAATAAAACTAAGTCTTCTTTGGTACGGTTTTCTAATAAGGTTTCAATCGCAAATTGCATTTCCTGACAGTCAGGATTGGCCAAAATTTCCACAGAATCAAAATTACCGAGTTCGGGATCTTCTAAAACCGTTCCCAGAGCTTCAATATCCTTAACCGCCGCAGGTAAAGGATTTAAACCAGGTGGATATTCACTAACTCCAATTAATAATGCTACTTTCGCCACTTCAATTAGCCTATCAATTCATCATATTCATTATTTTTTCATAAGCTTCAAGAGCAACAGGCAATTCTTCTGAACTACCGACCTTGATTTTGAATTTTTTGCCCTTAACTTCCCCTGAGATTTCTATCGTCGATCTACCCTTAAAGCAATTGCCTAAAAATCGGATTAATTTCAATCCATTGGAAATGCTAACCTCTGCTTTTAACAGTCCTACCAGAGAACTAACGATAGCTTTACTGCCCTCCGGCGGATTTGGATCAGCCACCCGCTCCACTTTTTCCACCTCTTCTAGTTGGTTCAATTCAATCCACAACTGCTGAGTCTCTTCATCCAGTTCCTCGGCATCGAGTTCGGGGTCTATCAAACTAATGGTTAATTTAACAGTCGCGTCAGTCGTCATCGCCAAAATAGCCTCAATAGTTCACCTCAAATTTTACCCCAAGGCGTAGGAGTGCGACGTTTTTGGCTAAACTAATCAAGGGTCAATCCAGACTGATATTTTTTTACAGGTTCAGCACCCCTATGTCCTCTATCCGTGCCCTTCATCAACAACTGATTAGCCAAGAACGTTCTGCTGTTGAAATTGCGACTGCAACCTTGCAACGGATTGAGGCCCTTGAACCCCAACTGAAAAGTTTTCTGTGTGTAACGGCGGAACAGGCTCTGGCCAAAGCCAAACAAGTGGATGCCAAAATTGCGGCGGGGAAAGCGATCGCCCTACTAGAGGGAATTCCAGTGGCGGTAAAGGATAATATGTCAACGCGGGGCATTCCCACCACCTGTGGTTCCCGTATCTTAGAAGGTTTTGTTCCGCCCTATGAATCCACTGTGACCCAAAAGCTTCAGGATTTGGGAGCCGTGATCGTTGGCAAAACTAATCTGGATGAATTTGCGATGGGCAGTTCTACCGAAAATTCAGGCTATCAGGTGACGGCTAATCCCTGGGATTTGGAACGAGTTCCAGGCGGTTCCTCTGGAGGCTCTGCAGCAGCAGTGGCGGCGGAAGAATGTGTGGTTGCTCTAGGGTCAGATACCGGCGGCTCGATTCGTCAACCGGCTTCTCTCTGCGGTGTGGTGGGTTTAAAACCGACCTATGGTTTAGTGTCCCGTTTTGGTCTGGTGGCCTATGCCTCTTCTCTGGATCAAATTGGCCCCTTTGGTCGCACAGTAGAGGATGCAGCTATTTTGCTCCAGGCGATCGCCGGTTATGATGCCAAGGATTCAACCAGTTTAAATGTGCCGATTCCTGATTATTGCCAATCCCTTAAAACCGATTTAAAGGGGGTCAAAGTTGGGGTGATTACGGAAACCTTTGGGGAAGGTCTAGAGGGGGAAGTGGCTGAAACAGTACAAACGGCGATCGCGACTTTAAAATCTCTAGGGGCCACAGTACAAGAAATTTCCTGTCCTCGTTTTCGCTACGGTTTGCCGGTTTACTACATCATCGCCCCCTCGGAAGCTTCAGCCAATTTAGCCCGTTACGATGCGGTGAAATATGGTATTCGAGAAAAAGCTAATAATTTACTGGAAATGTACACCCAAACCAGGGCCAACGGCTTTGGTACGGAGGTTAAGCGTCGCATTATGTTAGGAACTTATGCCCTATCAGCCGGTTATTACGATGCCTATTATCTGAAGGCTCAAAAGGTCAGAACCTTGATTAAGGAAGATTTTGATCACGCTTTTGCCCAGGTGGATGTTTTAGTTTGTCCCACTTCTCCTACTACTGCCTTTAAAGCCGGTGAAAAAACAGCCGATCCTCTCAGTATGTATCTCTCGGATTTAATGACTATTCCTGTCAATTTAGCGGGTCTGCCTTCGATTAGTATTCCCTGTGGTTTTGATAGCCAGAATTTACCGATTGGAATGCAATTGATTGGCAATGTTTTACGAGAAGATATTTTATTTCATGTCAGTTATGCCTATGAACAGGCCACAAGCTGGCACCTTCAAAAACCGACTTTGTAGCAGTCACAATGATACTTTTGAGGGATATTAACAGAGGATGTTAACCAAAGGTTTAAATTGCTTGTCTTTAAGAAATTAGTTGATCCCCCTCAATCCCCCTTAAAAAGCTACTGCTTACACACATCTACCTGCCAACCTCGTTTTGCCCCCCCAGCCCCCCAAGATTGGCTACTGTGTACACACAAATTATAGAATCCCCCCTAGCCCCCCCCTTGAAAAGCTGCCGTGTACACACAAGTTTTGGGTTTTATGTTTAACCTTATCTAGGACTTACCGAAAAAGGCTAAAACC contains:
- a CDS encoding ISAs1 family transposase, whose product is MKLRPKYRLVEHFAEIDDPRIERTKRHKLIDILTIAILAVICGAEGWVAMESFGKAKHQWLKKILELPNGIPSDDTFARVFASLNPEQFQDCFLHWVKSIAEVSEGEVIAIDGKTLRHSYDNANGKGAIQMVSAWATANRLVLGQCKVESKSNEITAIPKLLKMLEVKGCIVTIDAMGTQTKIAQQIVGRGGDYVLALKGNQGNLCEDVEQLFAHAQSVNFVGIKHDFHQTIDKGHGRIEIRRCWTMEQTEFLLGGEKWAKLTSICMIKAERRLKDKTEYETRYYISSLPSNAQKLSQSVRSHWLIENSLHWVLDLAFNEDACRIRKDFAPENLAVLRHIALNLLTKENTLKLGTKNKRLRAGWDEDYLLKVLLG
- a CDS encoding IS630 family transposase; its protein translation is MIKLEFTEEDKRLLSYGRFNHPHPRVQLKMEVLWLKSQGLSHQKIAQFAGVSVNTVTSYIRDYQEGGIEKLKEIKFNRPKSELTEHQGTIEAYFESNPPATINEAVKRIEELTGIKRSPTQVRKFLKSIGMRCLKVGTIPSKADVEAQDSYREKELEPRLEEAKAGKRAVFFVDASHFVMGAFVNFIWCFKRIFIKSPSGRKRFNVLGALNAITHEVIMVTNSSYITGTQVCELLEKIAELGLLIPITLVLDNARYQKCRIVQELAESLGIELLYLPPYSPNLNLIERLWKFVKKKCLYAKYYEDFTQFSAAISGCLEDANVKYKEELDSLLTLRFQRFDKSQIMNV
- a CDS encoding transposase, coding for MTVFSICWSHVLRDFQAMAERTGASQEIGTALLARGYRLFHWWHKARDGTLSKELFIEAVELLRWEMHQELMSAAAIEIGWREKSPLAKTVRTCRKLLKVEAALWTFVYREGVEPTNNSAERALRPAVIWRNLSFGSQSQAGSEFVSRMLTVNHSLKLQGRSVLDFLTQSCLAARLGEQPPSLIPVVQEPAVSNPRPLIFLGVA
- a CDS encoding helix-turn-helix domain-containing protein; its protein translation is MPRLAPKELKLEAKEREHLEKLINRHTTEQQIALRAKIVLLADEGENNREIARKLKISRKMASQWRERWIAGQKSEIEITERIKDAERSGAPAKFKREQILKLFKLACDDPKNYERPISHWTGRELAEELVKQGIVESISPRQVGRLWEEADIKPHQSGYWLNPPPDPNFGEKVNDICQAYESAILGEEKGEKTISLDEMTGIQALERKAPDLPMSQGKIQPTFRRLPPPIE
- the gatA gene encoding Asp-tRNA(Asn)/Glu-tRNA(Gln) amidotransferase subunit GatA; the protein is MSSIRALHQQLISQERSAVEIATATLQRIEALEPQLKSFLCVTAEQALAKAKQVDAKIAAGKAIALLEGIPVAVKDNMSTRGIPTTCGSRILEGFVPPYESTVTQKLQDLGAVIVGKTNLDEFAMGSSTENSGYQVTANPWDLERVPGGSSGGSAAAVAAEECVVALGSDTGGSIRQPASLCGVVGLKPTYGLVSRFGLVAYASSLDQIGPFGRTVEDAAILLQAIAGYDAKDSTSLNVPIPDYCQSLKTDLKGVKVGVITETFGEGLEGEVAETVQTAIATLKSLGATVQEISCPRFRYGLPVYYIIAPSEASANLARYDAVKYGIREKANNLLEMYTQTRANGFGTEVKRRIMLGTYALSAGYYDAYYLKAQKVRTLIKEDFDHAFAQVDVLVCPTSPTTAFKAGEKTADPLSMYLSDLMTIPVNLAGLPSISIPCGFDSQNLPIGMQLIGNVLREDILFHVSYAYEQATSWHLQKPTL
- a CDS encoding SUMF1/EgtB/PvdO family nonheme iron enzyme, producing MAKVALLIGVSEYPPGLNPLPAAVKDIEALGTVLEDPELGNFDSVEILANPDCQEMQFAIETLLENRTKEDLVLLFFSGHGIKDHDYNKLHFATRITRKNNQGRLIVSTAVSAHFVHDLINSPSNRQLKRLVIILDCCFSGAFDPALSAKDGGSIDLQSELGGEGRIVLTASNSIQNAFEQKGADLSVYTRYLVQGIETGLGDLDEDGWVSVSELHDYAARQVQQAAPSMTPQIITLRGNITKNFDIKLAKAKLTDPKQKFREKVTKSVVNGQILPAAKRTLEAYRKQFGLTPEEAHEIIADILRPFQEYRDNLQQYREAFLESCEHQYPLIESELASLRDLQRILALRDEDIEPIQQEIEALFANKSLKKVEIQTITITGIKNGKAIIQSQTKQIELFTEDLGNNILLEMIKIPAGQFWMGQTELEKQELIRQLGEEGYQKLLARELPRHQVSLQSFFLAKYPITQAQYQQIMGDNPSKFKDFEDSFNLPVENVSWEMVREFCQKLSEKTGKNYSLPSEAQWEYACRAGTETPFSLGETITTDYVNYDGNYSYGDEPKGESRRKTTPVNKFFPNAFGLYDMHGNVWEWCEDGWHKNYENAPRDGSSWNDNHSQGSTRVIRGGSWYGNPRYCRSAYRNNSVNHGGYHGFRVVSPQDF